A genome region from Coturnix japonica isolate 7356 chromosome 13, Coturnix japonica 2.1, whole genome shotgun sequence includes the following:
- the SPRY4 gene encoding protein sprouty homolog 4, whose protein sequence is MEPRIPHNITVVPNSVMVQPLLDSRIPYGRLQHPLTILPIDQMKTTHIENDYTDNPTAPLPAAPKRPRGPHEAAPSHMQRCEQDVTHPWISFNGRPSSISSSSSTSSDQRLLDHMVPAPVAEQSSPRAVRIQPKAIHCKPLDLKEPVSQELDKHFLLCEACGKCKCKECALPRTLPSCWVCNQACLCSAQSLVNYSTCMCLVKGVFYHCTNEDDEGTCADHPCSCSQSNCCARWAFMSAVSLVLPCLLCYLPATGCVKLSQRCYDHLRRPGCRCKNTNSVMCKALPESKASRAEKPF, encoded by the coding sequence ATGGAGCCCCGGATTCCCCACAACATCACCGTCGTCCCCAACTCTGTGATGGTCCAGCCCCTGCTGGACAGCCGGATCCCCTACGGGAGGCTGCAGCACCCGCTCACCATCCTGCCCATTGACCAGATGAAGACGACCCACATAGAGAACGACTATACTGACAACCCCACCGCTCCCCTGCCGGCAGCCCCCAAGAGGCCCCGGGGTCCCCATGAAGCTGCCCCGAGCCACATGCAGCGCTGCGAGCAGGACGTCACCCACCCCTGGATCTCATTCAACGGGCgccccagctccatcagcagcagcagcagcacctcatcTGACCAAAGGCTCTTGGACCACATGGTTCCAGCACCTGTGGCTGAGCAGTCCTCGCCCAGGGCAGTACGCATCCAGCCCAAAGCAATCCACTGCAAACCCCTGGACCTGAAGGAACCCGTGTCTCAGGAACTGGATAAGCACTTTCTGCTGTGCGAAGCCTGTGGGAAATGCAAGTGCAAGGAGTGCGCACTGCCTCGGACTCTGCCATCATGCTGGGTGTGCAACCAGGCATGCCTGTGCTCGGCACAGAGCCTGGTCAACTACTCCACCTGCATGTGTCTGGTCAAGGGAGTCTTCTACCACTGCACCAACGAGGATGACGAAGGCACATGTGCCGACCACCCCTGCTCCTGCTCCCAGTCCAACTGCTGCGCCCGCTGGGCCTTCATGAGTGCTGTGTCGctggtgctgccctgcctgctctgctaCCTGCCCGCCACCGGCTGTGTTAAGCTGTCCCAGCGCTGCTACGACCACCTGCGCCGGCCTGGCTGCAGGTGCAAGAACACAAACAGTGTCATGTGCAAGGCATTGCCTGAGAGCAAAGCCAGCAGGGCTGAGAAGCCCTTTTGA